A single window of uncultured Methanospirillum sp. DNA harbors:
- the trmY gene encoding tRNA (pseudouridine(54)-N(1))-methyltransferase TrmY yields MVFFAVTGHQAKNDASFSLNDLPSSGGRMDLLCRCVQASLFLSHGIREDASCFLILAGGPGATKTVRFEGASVRSLSPDERSSASFIKKALEIPAGSLFREVSPGVSVRKAGLETLLGEHRFGVLDEGGTDIRNTGVEGLPEGFLLSDHQNFTPEEELLIRDLPRYSLGPQILHADHAIVLLYNEIDRRRSGWN; encoded by the coding sequence ATGGTCTTTTTTGCGGTGACAGGTCACCAGGCAAAGAATGACGCCTCATTTAGCCTGAACGACCTTCCAAGCAGCGGTGGCAGGATGGATCTCCTCTGCCGGTGCGTACAGGCCTCGCTCTTCCTCTCGCACGGCATCAGGGAGGATGCCTCCTGTTTCCTGATCCTTGCAGGCGGACCTGGTGCAACTAAAACCGTCAGGTTTGAGGGGGCCAGTGTTCGCAGCCTGAGCCCTGATGAGCGGAGCAGTGCGTCCTTCATCAAGAAAGCCCTCGAGATCCCGGCAGGCAGCCTCTTCCGGGAGGTTAGCCCCGGTGTCTCGGTCAGGAAGGCGGGACTTGAGACCCTTCTTGGTGAGCACCGGTTCGGAGTGCTTGACGAAGGCGGAACAGACATCAGGAATACAGGAGTTGAAGGCCTTCCAGAAGGTTTTCTCCTCTCTGATCATCAGAACTTCACGCCTGAAGAGGAACTGTTGATCCGGGATCTGCCCAGATACTCGCTGGGGCCGCAGATTCTGCATGCCGACCACGCAATTGTCCTGCTCTACAATGAGATCGATCGGAGAAGATCCGGATGGAACTGA
- a CDS encoding signal recognition particle protein Srp54 — translation MLGNLGTNLKDALKKLAGKTVIDRVAVEELVKDLQRALLQADVNVKQVMQLSQTIKKRSLEEEPPKGVTAREHVLKIVYEELVHLVGGKVDVQLGRQTILMAGLQGSGKTTTTAKIARYFKKKGLRVGVICADTFRPGAYTQIKTLCDRVQVNCFGNPKETDARKIVAEGLQHLKDEVIIVDTQGRHALEDELIQEIIDLNEMTHATHRWLVLDAALGQQAREQARRFHEAVQIDGVIITKMDGTAKGGGALSAVSETGAGIVFVGAGETVEDLEWFDPDSFISRLLGMGDLKALAEKVQESIQEEDIDVNAMLSGKFTLRDMYKQLEAVNKMGPLKQVLSMLPLGGMEVPDGAIDVTSTKMERYRIIMDSMTNIEMDDPTVMNGSRVQRIAMGAGATLEEVRELIKYYKMMKRTFKNLKGGEKGMQRLMKKFGRFS, via the coding sequence ATGCTCGGAAATCTCGGCACCAACCTCAAGGATGCCCTGAAGAAACTTGCCGGAAAGACGGTCATCGACCGGGTGGCTGTTGAGGAACTGGTCAAGGATCTTCAACGTGCCCTCCTGCAGGCCGATGTCAACGTCAAGCAGGTGATGCAGCTCTCCCAGACGATCAAGAAACGTTCTCTCGAGGAGGAACCACCGAAAGGGGTTACTGCACGTGAGCATGTGCTCAAGATCGTGTACGAGGAGCTCGTTCACCTCGTCGGCGGTAAGGTCGATGTCCAGCTCGGCAGGCAGACCATCCTGATGGCTGGTCTGCAGGGGTCTGGTAAGACCACCACCACCGCCAAGATCGCCCGGTACTTCAAGAAGAAGGGTCTCCGGGTCGGTGTGATCTGTGCCGATACCTTCAGGCCCGGTGCCTACACCCAGATCAAGACCCTTTGTGACCGGGTGCAGGTGAACTGTTTTGGCAACCCCAAAGAGACCGATGCCAGGAAGATCGTGGCAGAAGGTCTCCAGCACCTCAAGGACGAGGTCATCATCGTGGATACTCAGGGGCGTCACGCCCTTGAGGATGAGCTGATCCAGGAGATCATCGATCTCAATGAGATGACCCATGCCACCCACCGCTGGCTTGTCCTTGATGCAGCACTCGGTCAGCAGGCACGTGAGCAGGCACGCCGGTTCCACGAGGCCGTCCAGATAGATGGTGTCATCATCACCAAGATGGACGGTACCGCCAAGGGAGGAGGCGCCCTCTCAGCTGTCTCCGAGACCGGAGCGGGTATCGTCTTTGTTGGTGCCGGTGAGACTGTTGAGGATCTCGAGTGGTTTGATCCTGACAGCTTCATCTCGCGTCTGCTTGGTATGGGTGACCTCAAGGCCCTTGCCGAGAAGGTCCAGGAGAGCATCCAGGAGGAGGACATCGACGTCAACGCGATGCTCTCAGGCAAGTTCACGCTTCGGGATATGTACAAGCAGCTCGAGGCAGTGAACAAGATGGGGCCACTCAAGCAGGTGCTCAGCATGCTTCCGCTCGGAGGCATGGAGGTTCCTGATGGCGCTATCGATGTCACCTCAACCAAGATGGAACGGTACCGGATCATCATGGATTCGATGACCAACATCGAGATGGATGATCCCACGGTGATGAACGGTTCACGTGTGCAGAGGATTGCCATGGGTGCCGGTGCGACTCTTGAAGAGGTGCGTGAACTCATCAAGTACTACAAGATGATGAAACGCACCTTCAAAAACCTGAAAGGAGGGGAGAAGGGGATGCAACGGCTTATGAAGAAGTTCGGCCGCTTCTCCTGA
- the ftsY gene encoding signal recognition particle-docking protein FtsY, which produces MFKALKEKLFSVRQRLETTISEQPADDGAASVTREIPESPAVSQASEPEPALPVAHADEGAKEKKAPGFAQKVVSLVRDREFIISEKDIEESLSDLEIGLLESDVAFSATDAILTKVRADLTGSKRKIGTSVDSVITNALSDALLSVLGEGVNILDFIASREKPVKILFTGVNGTGKTTSVAKVAHYLTKNGLTVAIGAGDTFRAGAIEQIDVHGERLGLKVIQHQEGSDPSAVLFDTVQYAKAHNIDVVLGDTAGRFHNRVNLMNQLAKIRRVIQPDLIVYVDEAVAGNDAVIRAEEFAKSVGMDAVMLTKVDMDPKGGAAISIAHAVGKPLIFIGVGQGYDDIVPFEPKAIVADLLAGEA; this is translated from the coding sequence ATGTTCAAAGCGCTTAAAGAGAAACTCTTCTCGGTCAGGCAGCGACTGGAGACCACCATCAGTGAGCAGCCTGCAGATGATGGGGCTGCTTCTGTTACCCGGGAGATTCCGGAATCTCCGGCAGTCTCTCAGGCTTCAGAGCCGGAACCGGCTCTACCGGTGGCTCACGCTGATGAGGGTGCCAAAGAGAAGAAGGCTCCTGGGTTTGCCCAGAAGGTGGTCTCGCTCGTCAGAGACCGCGAGTTTATCATCTCTGAAAAAGACATCGAGGAGTCCCTCTCTGATCTAGAGATCGGCCTCTTAGAGAGCGATGTCGCCTTTTCTGCAACCGATGCTATCCTGACAAAGGTCCGTGCAGATCTCACCGGATCAAAACGCAAGATCGGAACCTCGGTCGACTCGGTTATCACGAATGCCCTCTCCGATGCTCTTCTGTCAGTTCTCGGTGAAGGGGTCAATATTCTTGACTTCATCGCATCACGTGAGAAACCGGTAAAGATCCTCTTCACCGGGGTGAACGGAACCGGAAAGACCACGTCGGTTGCGAAGGTTGCACACTATCTCACCAAGAACGGGCTGACTGTCGCTATTGGTGCGGGAGATACCTTCCGTGCCGGTGCGATAGAGCAGATCGATGTTCATGGCGAGAGGCTCGGTCTCAAGGTTATTCAGCACCAGGAGGGGTCTGACCCCTCTGCTGTTCTCTTTGACACCGTGCAGTATGCAAAAGCCCACAACATCGATGTGGTTCTTGGAGATACAGCCGGAAGGTTCCACAACCGTGTTAATCTGATGAACCAGCTCGCCAAGATCCGCAGGGTCATTCAGCCTGATCTCATCGTGTATGTTGACGAGGCTGTTGCAGGTAACGACGCGGTCATCCGTGCCGAAGAGTTTGCAAAGTCTGTCGGCATGGACGCTGTGATGCTGACCAAGGTTGACATGGACCCGAAGGGCGGGGCAGCGATCTCGATCGCCCATGCGGTTGGAAAACCACTCATCTTCATCGGTGTCGGCCAGGGGTACGATGACATCGTGCCCTTTGAGCCGAAGGCGATCGTCGCTGACCTCCTTGCAGGTGAGGCCTGA
- the pfdA gene encoding prefoldin subunit alpha, whose translation MAPVDPREVQSLQAYLNQYNQQAEIYSRQLGIMEEGIREGNAAIETLKALLEAGDSTILMPVGGGVNVRARVEHPDEVYVNIGSEIILQKTSEGGASYLQDRIVEMEASSKNLSEALQKIDAQVKDISKRLEQLYRQAQQEQGAGGAGPR comes from the coding sequence ATGGCACCCGTTGATCCCCGTGAAGTTCAGTCCCTTCAGGCATACCTGAACCAGTACAACCAGCAGGCAGAGATATACTCACGCCAGCTCGGTATCATGGAAGAGGGGATCCGGGAAGGGAATGCCGCAATTGAGACCCTGAAGGCTCTTTTAGAGGCAGGAGACTCCACGATCCTGATGCCGGTCGGCGGAGGCGTAAACGTCCGGGCACGGGTAGAACACCCGGATGAGGTCTACGTCAACATCGGCTCAGAGATCATTCTCCAGAAGACCAGCGAGGGCGGTGCCAGTTACCTCCAGGATCGCATCGTTGAGATGGAAGCATCAAGCAAGAATCTGAGCGAAGCACTCCAGAAGATTGACGCCCAGGTCAAAGACATCTCCAAGCGTCTTGAGCAGCTCTACCGCCAGGCCCAGCAGGAACAGGGTGCCGGCGGTGCAGGGCCGCGATAA
- the rpl18a gene encoding 50S ribosomal protein L18Ae encodes MDQKKYEVTGKYQELRGWKPYTKVLVAPNEKQAQERIYNLIGSKHRLKRMYIQIDTITECAGE; translated from the coding sequence ATGGACCAGAAGAAGTACGAAGTCACGGGCAAATACCAGGAACTGCGTGGATGGAAGCCATACACCAAGGTTCTTGTTGCCCCGAATGAGAAGCAGGCACAGGAACGGATCTACAACCTGATCGGAAGCAAACACCGCCTTAAACGCATGTATATTCAGATCGATACCATCACTGAATGTGCAGGTGAGTGA
- a CDS encoding translation initiation factor IF-6: MDRTVSISGDSHIGVFTRVFEDIAVIPFEAPEELEVHYREAFDLEIVRTNIQGSPIIGSLLAGNSNGFVVSGLATQAEADRLGEYRELFFLEHGMNAAGNVILACDKFAAVHPEMDKKLQKEIGEFLKVPITPLTLGDVKVVGMAAVATNNGVVVSPRSSLHEMSTLEKVCELPVGKGSINMGNAMVGTGLVANTKGYLAGTETSGYELGRIEDIFGFEE; the protein is encoded by the coding sequence ATGGACCGCACGGTCTCGATATCAGGCGACTCCCATATTGGCGTATTTACCCGCGTCTTTGAGGACATCGCGGTCATTCCGTTCGAGGCACCTGAAGAGCTCGAGGTTCATTACCGTGAGGCCTTTGATCTGGAGATAGTCAGGACAAACATCCAGGGCAGTCCGATCATCGGCTCCCTCCTTGCCGGAAACAGCAATGGGTTTGTGGTCTCCGGTCTTGCGACGCAGGCAGAAGCCGACCGGCTTGGCGAATACCGCGAACTCTTCTTCCTTGAACATGGAATGAACGCAGCCGGCAATGTCATACTCGCGTGTGACAAGTTCGCTGCTGTTCATCCTGAAATGGACAAGAAGCTTCAGAAAGAGATCGGTGAGTTTCTGAAGGTCCCGATAACCCCTCTCACCCTTGGAGATGTGAAGGTTGTCGGGATGGCTGCGGTTGCAACCAACAACGGTGTCGTGGTCAGTCCACGTAGCAGCCTCCATGAGATGAGCACTCTTGAGAAGGTCTGCGAGCTGCCTGTGGGAAAAGGCTCGATCAACATGGGGAATGCAATGGTCGGGACCGGTCTCGTGGCAAATACTAAAGGGTACCTTGCAGGAACAGAGACAAGCGGCTATGAACTCGGAAGAATAGAAGATATTTTCGGATTTGAGGAGTGA
- a CDS encoding 50S ribosomal protein L31e, with amino-acid sequence MVDNLKEQIYVIPLGSVRRVPRWRRSAKAMKDIREFLGHHMKSEDVKLHASINEKVWSRGSQKPPARIRVKAMKLEDGQVQAELAEE; translated from the coding sequence ATGGTCGATAATCTGAAAGAGCAGATATATGTCATTCCACTGGGATCGGTTCGGCGCGTTCCCCGCTGGAGACGCAGCGCAAAGGCAATGAAGGATATCAGGGAGTTTCTGGGACACCACATGAAGAGCGAGGATGTGAAACTTCACGCCTCAATCAACGAGAAGGTCTGGTCCCGTGGTTCCCAGAAGCCGCCAGCACGGATCCGTGTCAAAGCTATGAAGCTTGAAGACGGTCAGGTGCAGGCGGAACTGGCTGAGGAGTGA
- a CDS encoding 50S ribosomal protein L39e, with the protein MSKVSKCRKIRLSKKTQQNRRVPQWVMIKTKRKVMTHPARHSWRRSTLKV; encoded by the coding sequence ATGAGCAAAGTTTCAAAGTGCCGGAAGATCCGGCTTTCTAAAAAGACCCAGCAGAACAGGCGTGTGCCGCAGTGGGTTATGATAAAGACGAAGAGAAAAGTGATGACTCACCCCGCACGTCACAGCTGGCGCCGCAGCACCCTGAAGGTGTAA
- a CDS encoding asparagine synthase-related protein, with protein MKAGVLFSGGKDSSLAAILLAENYEVELNTFVFSPESAIEQIEQAAAVLGFPHHKRIFPSGLLTEVADTVVVCGHPSQAIQRIHREAVRILCTSYEVVGDGTRFGDRVPLLTNDEVRSISDGCGCSYVRPLIGYPKREVQRLAARYLEIRYGETGQIRSGDYEHEIRCELESRGIPVSSVFPPNHEQSLVTARRSSGEIQ; from the coding sequence ATGAAGGCCGGCGTCCTGTTCTCAGGCGGAAAAGACAGTTCTCTTGCAGCAATTCTGCTTGCAGAGAACTATGAGGTTGAACTGAACACCTTTGTCTTCTCTCCTGAATCTGCAATTGAGCAGATCGAACAGGCGGCGGCAGTACTCGGATTCCCGCACCATAAACGGATATTTCCATCCGGCCTCCTTACGGAGGTAGCAGATACAGTCGTGGTGTGCGGGCATCCGTCACAGGCAATCCAGCGGATCCACCGGGAGGCGGTCCGTATCCTCTGCACCTCCTACGAGGTTGTTGGCGATGGTACCAGGTTTGGTGACCGGGTACCACTTCTGACCAATGACGAAGTCAGGAGTATATCAGACGGATGTGGATGTTCCTATGTCCGCCCGCTTATCGGGTATCCGAAGCGGGAGGTACAGCGGCTTGCTGCCCGGTACCTCGAGATCAGATACGGGGAGACCGGACAAATCCGCAGCGGGGACTATGAACATGAGATCAGGTGTGAACTGGAGAGTCGGGGAATCCCTGTCTCTTCGGTGTTCCCCCCGAATCATGAGCAATCCCTCGTGACCGCAAGACGGTCATCTGGAGAAATACAATGA
- a CDS encoding DNA-binding protein gives MGDDELAEIRRRRMMEMQQQAASQQDEAERQRQYEAQIHSALVQILEPEARERLNTIKLTKPDFAKSVEQQLIMLAQSGRIKTKINDEQLKVILKQVTPAKREFNIRRKG, from the coding sequence ATGGGAGATGATGAATTAGCAGAGATCCGACGGCGTCGAATGATGGAGATGCAGCAGCAGGCTGCTTCCCAGCAGGATGAGGCCGAACGGCAGCGTCAGTATGAGGCCCAGATTCACTCGGCACTCGTACAGATCCTTGAGCCTGAAGCCCGGGAGAGGTTGAACACCATCAAGCTCACCAAGCCTGATTTCGCCAAGTCTGTAGAGCAGCAGCTGATCATGCTTGCCCAGAGCGGAAGGATCAAGACAAAGATCAATGACGAGCAGCTGAAAGTCATCCTTAAACAGGTAACGCCTGCCAAGCGCGAATTCAATATCAGACGTAAAGGATGA
- a CDS encoding 30S ribosomal protein S19e codes for MTTVYDVPAEKLISRVAAELKEKPEITAPEWAAFAKTGAHKGMPPEDSDWWYTRAAAVLRRVYIDGPVGVERMRSAYGGSKNRGSKPNKTVKGSGSVLRKAVQQLEKAGYIAQQKSGRVVTPAGASFLDGVAYSIVSESA; via the coding sequence ATGACAACTGTATATGATGTTCCAGCTGAGAAGCTGATTTCACGCGTCGCAGCGGAACTGAAGGAAAAACCTGAAATAACTGCTCCTGAATGGGCAGCCTTTGCAAAGACCGGTGCCCACAAGGGGATGCCACCTGAAGATTCTGACTGGTGGTACACCCGGGCAGCAGCTGTACTGAGGCGCGTATACATTGACGGCCCGGTCGGTGTTGAGCGGATGCGGTCTGCCTATGGCGGAAGCAAGAACAGAGGCTCCAAGCCGAACAAGACGGTGAAGGGGAGCGGTTCCGTCCTGAGAAAGGCGGTTCAGCAGCTCGAAAAGGCAGGGTACATCGCCCAGCAGAAGAGCGGCAGAGTCGTCACTCCTGCAGGCGCATCGTTCCTTGACGGAGTAGCGTATAGTATCGTCTCTGAGTCCGCGTAA
- a CDS encoding YhbY family RNA-binding protein, whose protein sequence is MSQDRISSRKKTSAPAGGYHDLKPTIWVGKQGMTETIIEEIRSQIKTRKTIKVKWLESVDVDPASVATESGTVLLQVRGRTMVLGDSGSASGSRPRNI, encoded by the coding sequence ATGAGTCAAGACAGAATAAGTTCCCGAAAGAAGACATCAGCCCCTGCCGGGGGATATCATGACCTCAAACCGACCATCTGGGTTGGCAAACAGGGAATGACCGAGACGATCATCGAAGAGATCCGCAGTCAGATCAAGACCCGGAAGACCATCAAGGTGAAGTGGCTTGAGTCGGTTGATGTGGATCCTGCATCGGTCGCAACAGAGAGCGGCACAGTTCTCCTCCAGGTGCGTGGAAGAACGATGGTGCTTGGAGATTCAGGCTCTGCCTCCGGAAGCCGTCCGCGAAATATATAA
- a CDS encoding ribonuclease P, with protein sequence MAKRHQRSDRRQIAGERVRILFIQASRFFPENPVWSDRCVALARRIAMKERIRMPHELRRQFCRSCYRFFVPGVTVQTRIHKSRVVVTCMACGYRRRYPLYRNKP encoded by the coding sequence ATGGCCAAACGTCACCAGCGTTCGGATCGCAGGCAGATTGCAGGGGAGCGGGTCCGCATCCTCTTCATCCAGGCTTCGCGGTTCTTTCCCGAGAACCCTGTCTGGAGTGACCGGTGCGTGGCACTCGCCCGGCGGATCGCGATGAAGGAGCGGATCCGCATGCCTCACGAACTCAGACGGCAGTTCTGCCGCAGTTGCTACCGGTTCTTTGTTCCCGGTGTGACCGTGCAGACCCGCATACACAAAAGCCGTGTGGTCGTCACCTGCATGGCCTGTGGATATCGCCGCCGCTACCCGCTATATCGGAATAAACCATGA
- the purN gene encoding phosphoribosylglycinamide formyltransferase, translated as MKAEKTFVVLASGRGSNFQAIIDRVSDGYIPAVCTALITDNPDAYAIERARAAGIPGEVVAFRSFTNKQLYESALIAAIQKYDPDLVVLAGYMRILGSEIVRRYSGRMVNIHPSLLPSFAGLHAQDQAIQYGVKVAGCTVHFVTEDMDAGPVIIQRTVPILEGDDGDILADRILVEEHKAFPEAIRLFFEERLRIEGRAVRISSSPTPNRCD; from the coding sequence ATGAAGGCAGAGAAGACGTTTGTCGTACTTGCTTCCGGGAGAGGCTCCAACTTTCAGGCCATCATTGACCGTGTCTCTGACGGATACATCCCTGCGGTCTGCACCGCCCTCATCACCGACAACCCTGATGCATATGCTATTGAACGTGCGCGTGCCGCAGGGATACCGGGTGAGGTTGTTGCGTTCAGATCGTTCACAAACAAGCAGTTGTATGAGTCGGCCCTCATCGCTGCGATTCAGAAGTATGACCCTGATCTCGTCGTGCTTGCCGGGTACATGAGGATCCTGGGGAGCGAGATCGTCAGGAGATACTCGGGACGGATGGTGAACATTCATCCGAGTCTGCTCCCCTCCTTTGCCGGGCTTCACGCCCAGGATCAGGCGATACAATACGGTGTCAAGGTTGCCGGGTGCACGGTGCACTTCGTGACCGAGGATATGGATGCCGGCCCGGTGATCATCCAGCGGACCGTTCCCATCCTTGAAGGTGATGACGGTGATATCCTTGCAGACCGTATCCTTGTCGAGGAGCACAAGGCATTCCCTGAAGCGATACGTCTCTTCTTTGAAGAGAGGCTCAGGATCGAAGGAAGGGCTGTGAGAATCAGCAGCTCCCCCACCCCGAACCGGTGTGACTGA
- a CDS encoding hemolysin family protein — MTIEYYLYIGIFILAVICSAFFSGSEVALFSTTRAKVRTLINDGVPGAQALLTLKKNPDRFLLTILIGNNIVNILAASVVTAVAIGVFGPGAAAVAIATVVVVLLMLVFGEILPKMYASRNPTSTALGVSPTVYLLSRVFSPLIWIFNTAAGKMTGGPVFSQHLITEEEIKEWIDVGQEEGTIEKDEQEMLHSVFEFADTRVREAMTPRIDVVMAEDTLSPEDALEVFKKTGFSRIPVYHENIDTIRGILNIKDVFTAVMDGRTHHPLVDLCSEPVYVPETKKIDDLLREMKARKNHMAIVLDEYGAFVGIITVEDIVEELVGDILDEFDTEEPELIRVAEGVYSLDARMWVSDLNKELELDLPECETYETIAGLIIDQLGYIPRIGESCDLDGGIRLIVIQMKGKRITRIKLLISRPRNVPEKGAA; from the coding sequence GTGACGATCGAATATTATCTCTACATAGGCATCTTTATTCTGGCGGTTATCTGTTCTGCGTTCTTCTCCGGCTCTGAAGTGGCCCTCTTCTCGACAACCCGTGCAAAGGTCAGGACCCTCATCAACGATGGAGTGCCGGGTGCCCAGGCCCTCCTGACACTGAAAAAGAACCCTGACCGGTTCCTCCTCACGATCCTGATCGGCAACAATATCGTGAACATCCTTGCCGCCTCGGTTGTGACCGCGGTTGCGATCGGCGTCTTCGGGCCCGGGGCTGCCGCGGTTGCCATCGCAACCGTGGTTGTGGTACTCCTCATGCTGGTCTTTGGTGAGATTCTGCCCAAGATGTACGCGAGCAGGAACCCGACTAGCACGGCTCTCGGTGTCTCGCCCACTGTCTACCTGCTCTCCCGGGTGTTCAGCCCGCTCATCTGGATCTTCAATACGGCTGCAGGAAAGATGACCGGCGGTCCGGTCTTCTCGCAGCACCTCATCACCGAGGAGGAGATCAAGGAGTGGATCGATGTCGGCCAGGAGGAGGGGACTATTGAGAAGGACGAGCAGGAGATGCTCCACTCAGTCTTTGAGTTTGCTGACACCAGGGTCAGGGAAGCGATGACACCGCGTATCGACGTGGTGATGGCAGAAGATACCCTCTCCCCCGAGGACGCCCTTGAGGTCTTCAAGAAAACCGGTTTCTCACGAATTCCTGTCTACCATGAGAACATCGATACCATCAGGGGTATTCTCAACATCAAGGACGTTTTTACAGCCGTGATGGACGGAAGGACCCATCACCCGCTTGTTGATCTCTGTTCTGAACCGGTCTATGTCCCTGAGACCAAGAAGATAGATGATCTCCTTCGTGAGATGAAGGCACGTAAAAACCACATGGCCATCGTCCTTGACGAGTATGGGGCGTTTGTCGGGATCATCACGGTAGAGGATATCGTTGAGGAACTTGTGGGAGATATCCTTGACGAGTTCGATACCGAAGAGCCTGAACTGATACGGGTTGCAGAAGGGGTCTACTCGCTGGATGCCAGGATGTGGGTTTCAGATCTCAACAAGGAACTTGAACTTGATCTGCCTGAATGCGAGACGTATGAAACGATAGCAGGCCTTATCATCGATCAGTTGGGATATATTCCACGAATTGGTGAGTCCTGTGATCTGGACGGGGGTATACGACTGATCGTGATTCAGATGAAAGGGAAGCGGATAACCAGGATAAAACTGTTGATCTCCCGTCCCCGGAATGTTCCTGAGAAGGGTGCAGCATGA